A region from the Mycolicibacterium litorale genome encodes:
- a CDS encoding alpha-isopropylmalate synthase regulatory domain-containing protein, with the protein MITTSPAPALTSTADESAPHRGAAEPTFASLMPGPLPRGLRKEADEMSWEAFLDEYAPTTGPLRLGQWRCTDTERPAGRLGPQARTYQATLAFGDRISTSTAAACGPVAALTAMLYDQGIAVETVAFHQLPAGAHTATFIRGSDGAHTTWAMGVAEDATQSALKAVIACANRLLAA; encoded by the coding sequence ATGATCACCACATCGCCAGCACCCGCCCTGACGTCCACCGCCGACGAGTCCGCACCGCACCGCGGGGCCGCCGAGCCGACGTTCGCGTCGCTCATGCCCGGTCCGCTGCCCCGCGGTCTGCGTAAGGAGGCCGACGAGATGAGCTGGGAAGCATTCCTCGACGAATACGCACCGACGACGGGCCCCCTGCGGCTCGGTCAGTGGAGGTGCACCGACACTGAACGCCCCGCCGGCCGGCTCGGCCCGCAGGCGCGCACCTACCAGGCCACGCTGGCCTTCGGTGACCGGATCAGCACCTCGACGGCGGCCGCGTGCGGTCCCGTCGCGGCGCTCACCGCGATGCTCTACGACCAGGGCATCGCGGTCGAGACGGTCGCCTTCCACCAGCTCCCGGCCGGTGCGCACACCGCCACCTTCATCCGCGGTTCCGACGGCGCGCACACCACATGGGCGATGGGCGTCGCCGAGGACGCGACGCAGTCGGCGCTCAAGGCGGTCATCGCCTGCGCCAACCGGCTGCTGGCCGCCTGA